The following are encoded in a window of Sinorhizobium sojae CCBAU 05684 genomic DNA:
- a CDS encoding fumarylacetoacetate hydrolase family protein, protein METIIPPAPPVLLPIAGSAAAFPARRVYCVGRNYADHAREMGHDPDREPPFFFQKNADNLLPPGKDFPYPPRSSDVHHEVELVVALRSGGIDIRAEDALEHVYGYAVGIDFTRRDLQAEAKKAGRPWTAAKAFEHSAPISALTPATAIGHPASGGIWLKVNGEIRQQGDLAQMIWTVPEIVAELSRLFTLAPGDVIMTGTPAGVGAVVRGDVVTGGVDGVASLSVKII, encoded by the coding sequence ATGGAAACAATCATACCGCCCGCCCCGCCCGTCCTGCTGCCGATAGCGGGAAGCGCCGCGGCCTTCCCGGCGCGCCGGGTCTATTGCGTCGGCCGCAACTATGCCGACCATGCCCGCGAGATGGGCCACGACCCGGACCGCGAACCGCCCTTCTTCTTCCAGAAGAACGCCGACAATCTGCTGCCGCCTGGAAAGGATTTCCCCTATCCGCCGCGCTCCTCGGACGTGCATCACGAAGTTGAGCTGGTGGTGGCGCTCAGGAGCGGCGGCATCGACATCCGTGCCGAAGACGCGCTCGAGCATGTCTATGGCTACGCCGTCGGGATCGATTTCACCCGCCGGGACCTGCAGGCGGAGGCGAAGAAGGCCGGGCGCCCCTGGACGGCGGCCAAGGCCTTCGAGCATTCCGCGCCGATCTCGGCGCTTACGCCGGCAACGGCGATCGGCCATCCGGCAAGCGGCGGCATCTGGCTCAAGGTCAATGGCGAAATCCGTCAGCAGGGCGATCTCGCGCAGATGATCTGGACCGTGCCGGAGATCGTCGCCGAACTCTCTCGCCTCTTTACCCTTGCGCCGGGCGACGTCATCATGACGGGTACGCCTGCGGGGGTCGGTGCCGTGGTGCGCGGCGATGTCGTCACCGGCGGCGTCGACGGCGTCGCCTCGCTCTCCGTCAAGATCATCTGA
- a CDS encoding cold-shock protein: MATKGIVKFFNQDKGFGFITPDGGAKDVFVHISAVQAAGLATLKDGQQVSFDTEPDRMGKGPKAVNLQAI; this comes from the coding sequence ATGGCCACCAAGGGCATCGTTAAATTCTTCAACCAGGACAAGGGCTTCGGCTTCATCACGCCGGACGGCGGCGCGAAGGACGTCTTCGTCCACATCTCCGCCGTCCAGGCCGCCGGCCTCGCAACGCTCAAGGATGGCCAGCAGGTTTCCTTCGACACCGAGCCGGATCGCATGGGCAAGGGCCCGAAGGCCGTGAACCTCCAGGCCATCTGA
- a CDS encoding extensin-like domain-containing protein — MAYVSLLHRPFTALLLSASLVACTTDILSPPARIDSDSRVGAIRPSRVLPNPEQELTAAYPAAPVPSFSEASDAGLPVDPAGPGALPMIDSEPAATMTASAGPMSIPPEGVNMDAMLGVEPVVGLAEEQSDQIAEAATAQPVVGGIGGDTVRQLGGPAAPPAPQQADLGYDPDLPPLAPARSSTGSVETTRSPVKQRGPRRIEEQQVAFLPRARNPLAAPDYTGRMPASEIACRQQLKKLGVVYRDLPRIHDGPSCGIDYPVELSGLSGNIDVKPAVKLNCQVTAAFAKWVKYELAPSSRYRYWSGVKTIRPLGGYSCRTMNSRRGNPMSEHARGNAIDVGKFVLKNGKKIDVRKKGLFAFRERGLLKAVRADSCKYFNTVLGPGSDRHHKDHFHFDLRTRKSGYRHCD; from the coding sequence ATGGCGTATGTTTCTCTTCTCCACCGGCCCTTCACGGCGCTGCTTCTCTCCGCTTCCCTTGTCGCCTGCACGACCGACATTCTTTCGCCGCCGGCGAGGATCGATTCGGATTCCAGGGTCGGCGCCATCAGGCCGAGCCGTGTGCTGCCCAATCCGGAGCAGGAACTGACCGCTGCCTATCCGGCGGCGCCGGTGCCGAGCTTCAGCGAGGCGTCGGATGCCGGATTGCCGGTCGATCCGGCTGGGCCTGGGGCGCTGCCGATGATCGACAGCGAGCCTGCGGCAACGATGACGGCGAGCGCCGGTCCGATGAGCATTCCGCCTGAAGGCGTGAATATGGATGCGATGCTCGGCGTCGAGCCGGTGGTCGGGCTTGCCGAGGAGCAATCCGACCAGATCGCCGAGGCCGCCACGGCGCAGCCGGTGGTGGGCGGAATCGGCGGGGATACTGTGCGCCAGCTCGGCGGACCGGCGGCACCGCCGGCCCCGCAACAGGCGGACCTTGGCTACGACCCCGACCTGCCGCCGCTGGCGCCGGCGCGGAGCTCGACCGGTTCCGTCGAGACGACGCGTTCCCCCGTAAAGCAGCGGGGGCCGCGGCGCATCGAGGAGCAGCAGGTCGCCTTCCTGCCGCGCGCCCGTAATCCGCTGGCGGCGCCGGACTATACTGGTCGGATGCCGGCCTCGGAAATTGCCTGCCGGCAGCAGTTGAAAAAGCTCGGCGTCGTCTACCGCGACCTCCCGCGCATCCATGACGGACCGTCCTGCGGCATTGACTATCCGGTCGAGCTCAGCGGCCTTTCCGGCAACATCGATGTGAAGCCGGCGGTGAAGCTAAACTGCCAGGTTACGGCGGCTTTTGCGAAGTGGGTGAAATATGAGCTCGCGCCGTCCTCGCGCTATCGCTACTGGTCGGGGGTCAAGACGATCCGGCCGCTCGGCGGCTATTCCTGCCGCACGATGAACTCGCGCCGGGGCAATCCGATGTCCGAGCATGCCCGCGGCAATGCGATCGACGTCGGCAAGTTCGTGCTGAAGAACGGCAAGAAGATCGATGTGCGCAAGAAAGGCCTCTTCGCCTTCCGCGAGCGTGGGCTCCTGAAGGCCGTGCGCGCCGATAGCTGCAAATATTTCAACACCGTGCTCGGCCCGGGTAGCGATCGGCACCACAAGGATCACTTCCACTTCGACTTGAGGACGCGCAAATCCGGTTACCGGCATTGCGATTAG
- a CDS encoding gamma carbonic anhydrase family protein: protein MPRYALGPLQPKTPPEGSYWAAPDANLIGQVEIGEDVGIWFGATLRGDNEPIRIGARTNIQEAVIIHVDPGFPVTIGEGCTVGHGAIVHGCTIGDNSLIGMGATILNGVKIGRNCLVGANALVTEGKEFPDNSLIVGAPAKAIRMLDHAAVERLRRSADHYVKNWQHYAAQLRRLD, encoded by the coding sequence ATGCCACGTTACGCCCTCGGACCGCTGCAGCCGAAGACGCCGCCGGAAGGCAGCTACTGGGCCGCGCCCGATGCCAATCTGATCGGCCAGGTGGAGATCGGCGAGGATGTCGGCATCTGGTTCGGCGCGACCTTGCGCGGCGACAACGAGCCGATCCGCATCGGCGCGCGCACCAATATCCAGGAGGCCGTTATCATCCACGTCGACCCCGGCTTTCCGGTGACGATCGGCGAAGGCTGCACTGTCGGCCATGGGGCGATCGTGCACGGCTGCACCATCGGCGACAATTCGCTGATCGGCATGGGCGCAACGATACTGAACGGCGTCAAGATCGGCCGCAACTGCCTCGTAGGAGCCAATGCGCTCGTGACCGAAGGCAAGGAATTCCCGGACAACTCGCTGATCGTCGGTGCGCCTGCAAAGGCGATCCGCATGCTCGACCACGCCGCCGTCGAACGGCTGAGACGCTCCGCCGACCACTATGTGAAGAACTGGCAGCACTATGCTGCGCAGCTGAGAAGGCTGGATTGA
- a CDS encoding DMT family protein translates to MPFAINAAYVWPVLLLLASNVFMTFAWYGHLKFSHSPLYVVIVASWGIAFFEYWLAVPANRIGHTVYSAAQLKTMQEVITLTIFVVFSVLWLKEPIGWHQLIGFALIAAGASFIFKG, encoded by the coding sequence ATGCCCTTCGCCATTAATGCCGCCTATGTCTGGCCGGTTCTGCTGCTGCTCGCTTCAAACGTGTTCATGACTTTCGCCTGGTATGGGCACCTGAAGTTCTCCCATTCGCCGCTCTACGTCGTCATCGTCGCGAGCTGGGGCATCGCCTTCTTCGAATATTGGCTGGCGGTGCCGGCCAACCGCATCGGTCACACCGTCTATTCGGCGGCGCAATTGAAGACGATGCAGGAGGTGATCACGCTCACCATCTTCGTCGTCTTCTCCGTCTTATGGCTGAAGGAGCCGATCGGCTGGCACCAGCTCATCGGCTTCGCGCTGATCGCGGCGGGGGCGTCGTTTATATTCAAGGGATGA
- the dusA gene encoding tRNA dihydrouridine(20/20a) synthase DusA: MPAAAGQYFKAPVFAVAPMIDWTDRHYRFFARQLSRHALLYTEMIVADAILRGDRERLLGHDASEHPLALQLGGNDPAKMAEAARIAEGFGYDEINMNVGCPSDRVQSGTFGACLMQEPALVAECVAAMKAVVKIPVTVKCRIGVDDQDPELALRDLVARVKDAGADAVWVHARKAWLQGLSPKENREIPPLDYGLVHRLKAENPNLFIGLNGGLQTLNQALSHLDPCSLPAEVPVAEPAGDGAPLDGVMLGRAAYHDSGLLTAADGYVAHPLTGALPAPIAADALSDRHHRLSLEYWACVRDAMADYAAAHLDKGGRLIHVTRHMVGLFQGWPGARRYRQILSADATSKGAGPEVIHAAFDAVFGAVTARQAAE, encoded by the coding sequence ATGCCCGCCGCGGCGGGACAGTATTTCAAGGCCCCGGTCTTTGCCGTGGCACCTATGATCGATTGGACCGACCGCCATTACCGTTTCTTCGCGCGGCAGCTGTCGCGCCATGCGCTGCTCTATACCGAGATGATCGTCGCCGATGCGATCCTGCGGGGCGACCGGGAGAGGCTGCTCGGCCATGACGCCAGCGAGCATCCGCTCGCACTGCAGCTTGGCGGCAATGATCCGGCGAAGATGGCGGAGGCGGCGCGGATCGCCGAAGGCTTCGGCTATGACGAGATCAACATGAATGTCGGCTGCCCGTCCGATCGGGTACAATCCGGCACCTTCGGCGCCTGCCTGATGCAGGAGCCGGCACTGGTCGCCGAATGCGTGGCGGCGATGAAGGCGGTGGTCAAAATTCCCGTCACCGTCAAATGCCGCATCGGCGTCGACGACCAGGACCCGGAACTGGCCCTGCGCGATCTCGTCGCCCGTGTGAAGGATGCCGGGGCGGATGCCGTCTGGGTGCATGCGCGCAAGGCCTGGCTGCAGGGTCTGAGCCCGAAGGAGAACCGCGAAATCCCGCCGCTCGACTATGGCCTCGTGCACCGGCTGAAGGCGGAAAACCCGAATCTTTTCATCGGTCTCAATGGCGGTCTTCAGACGCTGAATCAGGCGCTTTCGCATCTCGATCCGTGCTCGCTGCCGGCGGAGGTCCCGGTGGCGGAGCCGGCCGGGGACGGCGCGCCGCTCGACGGCGTCATGCTCGGCCGCGCCGCCTATCACGACAGCGGCCTGCTCACGGCGGCGGACGGCTATGTTGCGCATCCGCTGACCGGTGCGTTACCGGCGCCGATCGCGGCGGACGCCCTGTCCGATCGACACCACCGCCTGTCGCTCGAATACTGGGCGTGTGTGCGTGACGCCATGGCGGACTACGCCGCAGCCCATCTCGACAAGGGCGGCCGTCTGATCCACGTGACGCGCCACATGGTCGGCCTCTTCCAGGGTTGGCCCGGCGCGCGGCGCTATCGTCAGATCCTCTCCGCCGACGCCACAAGCAAGGGCGCCGGGCCCGAAGTGATCCACGCCGCTTTCGACGCGGTGTTCGGGGCCGTGACGGCGCGCCAGGCGGCGGAGTAG
- the uvrB gene encoding excinuclease ABC subunit UvrB: MAQEPKKSPKKSPAPSGFEEAPQAPLSGTPLSGNVSDWVKQLEAEAEASTFENRREVASRAGKHRKKVEISASKSARGTSMGGSTDPKTRAAAGLNPVAGLDVALEDADKLSAGSGVTATVEALARLIESGNPLFKDGKLWTPHRPHRPDKSEGGIAIRMQSDYEPAGDQPTAIGDLVEGLSSGERNQVLLGVTGSGKTFTMAKVIDATQRPAVILAPNKTLAAQLYSEFKNFFPDNAVEYFVSYYDYYQPEAYVPRSDTYIEKESSINEQIDRMRHSATRSLLERDDVIIVASVSCIYGIGSVETYTAMTFQMNVGDRLDQRQLLADLVAQQYKRRDMDFQRGSFRVRGDTIEIFPAHLEDAAWRISMFGDEIDAITEFDPLTGQKTGDLKSVKIYANSHYVTPRPTLNTAIKAIKEELAFRLEELERAGRLLEAQRLEQRTRYDLEMLEATGSCQGIENYSRYLTGRKPGEPPPTLFEYIPDNAIIFIDESHVTIPQIGGMYRGDFRRKATLAEYGFRLPSCMDNRPLRFEEWDAMRPDTIAVSATPGGWELEQSGGVFAEQVIRPTGLIDPPVEVRPAKTQVDDVLGEIRATAAAGYRTLVTVLTKRMAEDLTEYLHEQGIRVRYMHSDIDTLERIEIIRDLRLGAFDVLVGINLLREGLDIPECGFVAILDADKEGFLRSETSLVQTIGRAARNVDGKVILYADTITGSMQRAMEETGRRREKQMAYNAEHGITPESVKAKISDILDSVYERDHVRADISGVAGKGFAAAGHLVGNNLQAHLNALEKQMRDAAADLDFETAARIRDEIKRLKAAELAVLDDPMAREEAKNQEGGKRSTKGATSTPGKAPPDPSGHPPHTGEGKTASYFAKPSLDDMGPGTDTERPLFRKPDLDEMGRDVAIPAGDGRSLFRKNSLDEMTVGRTEKPVAGKVPEKPVLNRAKPGIGSYEDPAEEKRRKGRTKGKTGRPGR, from the coding sequence ATGGCCCAGGAACCCAAAAAGTCTCCGAAGAAATCACCGGCTCCGAGCGGTTTCGAAGAAGCCCCACAGGCGCCGCTTTCCGGCACGCCGCTCTCAGGCAACGTCTCCGACTGGGTGAAGCAGTTGGAGGCGGAGGCGGAAGCGTCCACTTTCGAGAACCGGCGTGAAGTCGCCTCCAGGGCCGGCAAACACCGCAAGAAGGTGGAGATTTCCGCTTCCAAATCCGCTCGCGGTACCTCGATGGGCGGTTCGACCGATCCGAAGACCCGCGCCGCCGCCGGGCTCAACCCGGTCGCCGGTCTCGATGTCGCGCTGGAGGATGCGGACAAGCTCAGTGCAGGCTCCGGCGTCACCGCCACGGTCGAAGCCTTGGCCAGGCTGATCGAGAGCGGCAATCCGCTGTTTAAGGACGGAAAGCTCTGGACGCCGCACCGCCCGCACCGGCCGGACAAGTCGGAGGGCGGCATTGCCATCCGCATGCAATCGGACTACGAGCCCGCCGGCGACCAGCCGACGGCGATCGGCGATCTCGTCGAAGGTCTCTCCTCCGGCGAACGCAACCAGGTGCTTCTGGGCGTTACCGGCTCGGGCAAGACCTTCACCATGGCCAAGGTGATCGACGCCACGCAGCGCCCCGCGGTCATCCTCGCGCCGAACAAGACGCTCGCCGCCCAGCTCTATTCCGAGTTCAAGAACTTCTTCCCGGACAACGCGGTCGAGTATTTCGTCTCCTATTACGATTACTATCAGCCGGAAGCCTACGTCCCGCGCTCCGACACCTATATCGAGAAGGAATCCTCGATCAACGAGCAGATCGACCGCATGCGCCACTCGGCGACGCGCTCGCTGCTCGAGCGCGACGACGTCATCATCGTCGCCTCGGTCTCCTGCATCTACGGTATCGGCTCGGTCGAGACCTATACGGCGATGACCTTCCAGATGAATGTCGGCGACCGGCTCGACCAGCGGCAATTGCTCGCCGACCTGGTGGCGCAGCAATACAAGCGCCGCGACATGGATTTCCAGCGCGGCTCATTCCGCGTGCGCGGCGACACGATCGAGATCTTCCCCGCTCACCTGGAGGATGCCGCCTGGCGCATCTCCATGTTCGGCGACGAGATCGACGCGATCACCGAGTTCGACCCGCTGACCGGCCAGAAGACCGGCGACCTGAAATCGGTGAAGATCTACGCCAACTCGCACTATGTGACGCCGCGCCCGACATTGAACACCGCCATCAAGGCGATCAAGGAGGAATTGGCCTTCCGGCTCGAGGAACTGGAAAGGGCCGGCCGCCTGCTCGAGGCGCAGCGGCTGGAGCAGCGTACTCGCTATGATCTCGAAATGCTGGAAGCCACCGGCTCCTGCCAGGGCATCGAGAACTATTCGCGCTACCTGACCGGCCGCAAGCCCGGCGAGCCGCCGCCGACGCTGTTCGAATATATCCCGGACAACGCCATCATCTTCATCGACGAGAGCCACGTCACCATTCCGCAGATCGGCGGCATGTATCGCGGCGACTTCCGCCGCAAGGCGACGCTGGCCGAATACGGCTTCCGCCTGCCTTCCTGCATGGACAACAGGCCCTTGCGCTTCGAGGAATGGGACGCGATGCGGCCGGACACGATCGCCGTCTCGGCTACCCCCGGCGGCTGGGAGCTGGAGCAGTCCGGCGGCGTTTTCGCCGAGCAGGTGATCCGACCGACCGGCCTCATCGACCCGCCGGTCGAAGTACGCCCGGCCAAGACTCAGGTCGACGACGTGCTCGGCGAGATCCGCGCCACTGCGGCCGCTGGCTACCGCACGCTCGTCACCGTTCTGACCAAACGCATGGCCGAGGACCTGACGGAATATCTGCACGAACAGGGCATCCGCGTGCGCTACATGCATTCCGATATCGACACGCTGGAGCGCATCGAGATCATCCGCGACCTGCGGCTCGGCGCCTTCGACGTGCTGGTCGGCATCAACCTCCTGCGCGAGGGCCTCGACATTCCCGAATGCGGCTTCGTCGCCATCCTCGACGCCGACAAGGAGGGTTTCCTGCGCTCGGAAACCTCGCTCGTCCAGACGATCGGCCGCGCCGCCCGCAACGTCGACGGCAAGGTCATCCTCTATGCCGACACGATCACCGGCTCGATGCAACGGGCGATGGAGGAGACCGGCCGGCGCCGCGAGAAGCAGATGGCCTATAATGCCGAGCATGGCATCACGCCGGAATCGGTGAAGGCGAAGATCTCCGACATCCTCGATTCGGTCTACGAGCGCGACCACGTCCGCGCCGACATCTCCGGCGTCGCCGGCAAGGGCTTCGCCGCGGCCGGCCACCTCGTCGGCAACAATCTGCAGGCGCATCTCAATGCGCTCGAAAAACAGATGCGCGACGCCGCCGCCGACCTCGACTTCGAAACCGCCGCCCGGATCCGCGACGAGATCAAGCGCCTCAAGGCCGCGGAACTCGCCGTGCTGGACGATCCGATGGCGCGCGAAGAGGCAAAGAATCAGGAAGGCGGAAAGCGGAGCACCAAGGGCGCCACAAGCACACCGGGCAAAGCCCCTCCCGACCCTTCGGGCCACCCTCCCCACACGGGGGAGGGAAAGACCGCGTCCTACTTCGCCAAACCCTCGCTCGACGACATGGGCCCGGGCACCGACACGGAACGCCCCCTCTTCCGCAAGCCCGACCTCGACGAGATGGGCCGCGATGTCGCGATCCCCGCCGGCGATGGCCGCTCGCTGTTCCGCAAGAATTCGCTGGACGAGATGACCGTCGGCCGCACCGAGAAGCCGGTCGCCGGCAAGGTCCCGGAAAAGCCGGTTCTCAACCGTGCCAAGCCGGGCATCGGGTCCTATGAGGACCCGGCGGAGGAGAAGCGGCGCAAGGGGCGGACGAAGGGGAAGACGGGGCGGCCGGGCCGGTAA
- a CDS encoding DUF982 domain-containing protein, whose product MQQVLWSQPIELDLTSGDVRTVKGPSDALACLAGQWPHRGPYYVAARSACRAAIAGRRTPDEARRLFMFAAEEAHLTAH is encoded by the coding sequence ATGCAGCAAGTGTTGTGGAGCCAGCCTATCGAACTCGACTTGACCAGCGGCGACGTGCGCACGGTGAAGGGGCCGTCCGACGCGTTGGCCTGCCTTGCCGGGCAGTGGCCGCACCGCGGTCCCTATTACGTCGCCGCCCGCAGCGCCTGCCGCGCGGCCATTGCCGGCCGGCGGACGCCCGACGAGGCAAGAAGGCTCTTCATGTTCGCCGCCGAGGAAGCCCATCTGACGGCGCATTGA
- a CDS encoding J domain-containing protein, whose amino-acid sequence MIDPYALLGIERDADERAVRSAYRRTVKTAHPDRGGDAEAFGKLQAAYELLKDPVRRKVYDDTGYDPQLADPKDLKGLMMLETLVNEFILDEREPGSFDPVAAMRRKLSDDIVKNRFHILELERHRSRVRKHLDRLGRRPETDVLGSMLRARSQSIAEAIKNAEAQIEAIEQAYSMLEGYSYELEALEVKANAAE is encoded by the coding sequence GTGATCGATCCCTATGCCCTCCTTGGAATTGAGCGCGACGCCGACGAGCGGGCGGTCCGGTCGGCCTATCGCCGCACGGTGAAGACGGCGCATCCCGACCGCGGCGGCGATGCCGAAGCCTTCGGCAAGCTGCAGGCGGCCTATGAATTGCTCAAGGATCCGGTGCGGCGCAAGGTCTATGACGACACCGGCTACGATCCCCAGCTCGCCGACCCGAAGGACCTCAAGGGCCTGATGATGCTGGAGACGCTGGTCAACGAGTTCATCCTCGACGAGCGCGAACCCGGCAGCTTCGATCCGGTCGCGGCGATGCGCAGAAAGCTCTCTGACGATATCGTCAAGAACCGCTTCCACATCCTTGAACTGGAGCGCCACCGTTCCCGCGTGCGCAAGCACCTCGACCGCCTCGGCCGGCGGCCGGAGACCGACGTGCTCGGCTCGATGCTGCGCGCCCGCAGCCAGTCGATCGCCGAGGCGATCAAGAATGCCGAGGCGCAGATCGAGGCGATCGAGCAGGCCTATTCGATGCTCGAGGGCTATTCCTATGAGCTGGAGGCCCTGGAGGTGAAGGCAAACGCGGCGGAGTAG
- a CDS encoding acyl-CoA thioesterase has translation MTAVIKPNGELTLRTLAMPGDANAAGDIFGGWVMAQMDLSCGIRAAERARGRVVTAAVKEMAFALPVKIGDTLCIYTDIVTVGRTSMTLKVEAWAQRYLSHVMEKVTDAIFVMVALDGNGKPTPVPEE, from the coding sequence ATGACTGCAGTGATCAAGCCGAACGGCGAACTGACCTTGCGTACGCTGGCGATGCCGGGCGATGCCAATGCCGCCGGCGATATATTCGGTGGGTGGGTGATGGCGCAGATGGACCTCTCCTGCGGCATCCGTGCCGCCGAGCGCGCCCGCGGCCGCGTCGTCACCGCCGCCGTCAAGGAAATGGCCTTCGCCCTGCCGGTGAAGATCGGCGACACGCTCTGCATCTATACGGATATCGTCACGGTCGGCCGCACCTCGATGACGCTGAAGGTCGAGGCCTGGGCACAGCGCTATCTCTCGCATGTGATGGAAAAGGTCACCGACGCCATCTTCGTGATGGTGGCGCTCGATGGCAACGGAAAACCCACGCCGGTCCCTGAGGAATAG
- a CDS encoding Fur family transcriptional regulator, whose translation MSMPQLTKNQSLVLGALSHSDGPMSAYTILDKLRDQGFRAPLQVYRALDKLLEYGLVHRLESINAFVACSCPHEHEHDHGVTAFTICEGCGQVTEFHDDTIEQRLAALVRARSFKTEKTTIEIRGQCKSCA comes from the coding sequence ATGAGCATGCCCCAACTGACGAAAAACCAGTCGCTGGTGCTGGGAGCGCTCTCCCACTCCGACGGTCCGATGAGCGCCTATACGATCCTCGACAAGCTCCGGGACCAGGGCTTCCGTGCACCGTTGCAGGTCTATCGCGCGCTTGACAAGCTGCTCGAATACGGCCTCGTGCACCGGCTAGAAAGCATCAACGCCTTCGTCGCCTGCTCCTGCCCGCACGAGCACGAGCACGACCACGGCGTCACCGCCTTCACCATCTGCGAGGGCTGCGGCCAGGTGACGGAGTTCCACGACGACACGATCGAGCAGCGCCTTGCAGCGCTGGTGCGCGCCCGGAGCTTCAAGACGGAAAAGACGACGATCGAGATCCGCGGGCAGTGCAAGAGCTGCGCGTGA
- a CDS encoding methyl-accepting chemotaxis protein — protein MKRFSIAARLYALVAVALLAMAAALVFGLFEADKQLVAERKAMLAAMNDNAIAIFESYHKLEVAGTMSREEAQQRALEAIKAMRYQDSGYFWVNDMHPTMVMHPIKPELDGKDLSQNKDPHGKFLFVEFVKTVQAQGKGFVDYHWPKPGADEPVLKYSHVAGFKPWGWVVGTGVYADDLAVVFRNGALEVVALLAAAGLVTIAAALAIVRSVVRPVGRLMTSMRAIADEDVSAEVPETDRGDEIGQMAKVLVVLRDSVRERLDLRSREAEQQDRLDAERRGNEERQRSTAAAQAEAMDTIGAALERLAAGDLTAEVARIAPEYGKLKDDFNAAVSALRDVVRAISHSTEVVYGSAGDISEAANNLARRTEQQAAALEETAAALDEITSTVRHASDRANEARDMVNETKASAAKSGGIVRNAVDAMGRIESSSSRISQIIGVIDEIAFQTNLLALNAGVEAARAGEAGRGFAVVAQEVRELAQRSAGAAKEIKELINASVHEVGAGVELVRSTGDALMEIETLVNRVNEQVASIATAAREQATGLQEVNTSVNSMDQMTQQNAAMVEETTAASQMLAQESRELKSLLQKFQLQEQPRQTGYVKAA, from the coding sequence ATGAAGAGATTTTCGATTGCCGCGCGTCTCTATGCGCTGGTGGCCGTTGCGCTGCTCGCCATGGCGGCCGCTCTGGTGTTCGGCCTGTTCGAGGCTGACAAGCAGCTGGTAGCCGAGCGCAAGGCGATGCTCGCGGCGATGAACGACAATGCGATCGCGATTTTCGAGTCCTATCACAAGCTCGAGGTCGCGGGGACGATGTCGCGCGAGGAAGCACAGCAGCGGGCGCTCGAAGCCATCAAGGCGATGCGCTACCAGGACAGCGGCTATTTCTGGGTCAACGACATGCATCCGACGATGGTGATGCATCCGATCAAGCCGGAACTGGATGGCAAGGACCTCTCCCAGAACAAGGATCCGCACGGGAAATTCCTGTTCGTCGAATTCGTCAAGACCGTCCAAGCCCAGGGCAAGGGCTTCGTCGATTACCACTGGCCGAAACCGGGCGCCGATGAGCCGGTGCTGAAATATTCGCATGTGGCCGGCTTCAAGCCGTGGGGCTGGGTGGTCGGCACCGGTGTCTATGCCGACGACCTCGCGGTGGTGTTCCGCAACGGAGCCCTGGAGGTGGTCGCGCTTCTCGCCGCGGCCGGACTGGTGACGATCGCCGCAGCTCTTGCAATCGTGCGCAGCGTCGTGCGTCCGGTCGGCCGGCTGATGACTTCGATGCGGGCGATCGCCGACGAGGACGTTTCCGCCGAAGTTCCGGAAACCGACCGCGGCGACGAGATCGGGCAGATGGCGAAGGTGCTCGTCGTCCTCCGTGATTCGGTCCGGGAGCGGCTGGATCTGCGCTCGCGTGAAGCGGAGCAGCAGGACCGGCTGGACGCCGAACGGCGCGGCAACGAGGAGCGCCAGCGCTCGACGGCCGCGGCGCAGGCCGAAGCGATGGACACGATCGGCGCGGCGCTGGAGCGGCTAGCTGCCGGCGACCTCACCGCCGAGGTCGCGCGCATCGCGCCGGAATACGGTAAGCTGAAGGACGACTTCAACGCGGCCGTCTCTGCGCTGCGCGACGTCGTCCGCGCCATCTCGCATTCGACCGAAGTGGTTTACGGCAGCGCCGGCGACATTTCCGAGGCGGCGAACAACCTGGCCCGCCGCACGGAGCAGCAGGCCGCCGCCCTGGAGGAAACCGCGGCCGCGCTCGACGAGATCACCTCGACCGTTCGCCACGCGTCCGACCGGGCGAACGAGGCTCGCGACATGGTCAACGAGACCAAGGCGAGCGCGGCGAAATCCGGCGGGATCGTGCGCAATGCCGTCGATGCCATGGGGCGGATCGAGAGCTCTTCCAGCCGCATCAGCCAGATCATCGGCGTCATCGACGAGATCGCCTTCCAGACGAACCTGCTCGCCCTTAATGCGGGCGTGGAGGCAGCGCGGGCCGGCGAGGCAGGGCGCGGCTTTGCGGTCGTCGCCCAGGAAGTGCGCGAACTCGCCCAGCGCTCGGCCGGTGCCGCCAAGGAGATCAAGGAACTGATCAACGCCTCGGTCCACGAGGTCGGTGCCGGCGTGGAACTCGTCCGCTCGACCGGCGACGCGCTGATGGAGATCGAAACGCTCGTCAACCGCGTGAACGAGCAGGTCGCCTCGATCGCCACGGCCGCCCGGGAACAGGCGACCGGCCTCCAGGAGGTCAACACGTCCGTCAACAGCATGGACCAGATGACGCAGCAGAATGCGGCTATGGTCGAGGAGACGACCGCCGCAAGTCAGATGCTGGCGCAGGAAAGCCGCGAGCTGAAGTCTCTTCTGCAGAAATTCCAGCTGCAGGAGCAGCCGCGACAGACGGGCTACGTCAAGGCCGCCTGA